The following are from one region of the Stigmatella ashevillena genome:
- a CDS encoding LysR family transcriptional regulator, giving the protein MTKMVRLEDLQVFVEAADAGSFSAASRVLNVTPAVASTAMKRLERALDVRLFVRSTRSLRLTDEGERYLAHARLALRALEDGRMTVARKKGDLTGILKLSVPSDFGRNVLLPWLDEFQNAFPKLTVQLRVSDRVADLYRQPVDVAIRYGTLEDSALVSQPLAPTNRRVLCAAPAYLARHGAPETLDGLRRHNCLRFTLGDVVHDRWSFQGPKGAQVIVVDGNRFCDDADVVRRWALAGQGIVYKSFLDLAGDLQAGRLVPLLPAYKGEPTPLHLVCAHRSLLSPAVSRLRDFLKTRCEALLSTMETLLAPPTAPRR; this is encoded by the coding sequence ATGACGAAAATGGTCCGGCTCGAAGACCTTCAGGTGTTCGTCGAGGCAGCGGATGCGGGCAGCTTCTCGGCCGCCTCCCGTGTGTTGAATGTGACGCCGGCCGTGGCCAGCACGGCCATGAAGCGGCTGGAGCGGGCGCTCGATGTCCGCCTGTTCGTCCGCTCCACGCGCAGCCTGCGCCTGACCGACGAAGGGGAGCGTTACCTGGCGCATGCCCGCCTCGCGCTGAGAGCGCTCGAGGATGGGCGCATGACCGTGGCGCGGAAGAAGGGGGACCTGACGGGGATCCTCAAGCTGTCCGTGCCCTCGGATTTTGGGCGCAACGTGCTGCTGCCGTGGCTGGACGAGTTCCAGAACGCGTTTCCGAAGCTCACCGTGCAACTGCGCGTCAGCGATCGCGTGGCCGATCTGTACCGTCAGCCGGTGGATGTCGCCATCCGCTATGGGACGCTGGAGGACTCGGCGCTGGTGTCCCAGCCCCTGGCCCCCACCAACCGCCGGGTGTTGTGCGCGGCCCCTGCTTACCTCGCACGCCATGGCGCTCCCGAGACCCTGGACGGGCTGCGCCGCCACAACTGCCTCCGGTTCACGCTCGGAGATGTGGTGCATGACCGCTGGAGCTTTCAGGGACCCAAGGGGGCCCAAGTCATCGTCGTGGACGGCAATCGCTTCTGCGATGACGCCGACGTGGTCCGCCGCTGGGCCCTGGCGGGGCAGGGCATCGTCTACAAGTCGTTTCTCGACCTGGCGGGGGACCTGCAGGCGGGGCGCCTCGTGCCCCTTCTTCCCGCATATAAAGGAGAGCCCACCCCGCTTCATCTGGTCTGCGCGCACCGCTCGCTGCTCTCGCCCGCGGTGAGCCGGTTGCGCGACTTCCTGAAAACCCGCTGCGAAGCCTTGCTCTCCACGATGGAGACGTTGCTGGCGCCGCCTACAGCTCCTCGTCGCTGA
- a CDS encoding DUF523 domain-containing protein, producing the protein MTREEKRAALRESRVVLVSACLLGHACRYDGQSKGSDRVSQALAGKEVVPICPETGAGMGTPRPAVVLRGGTGEAVLAGQAQAVERESGQDQTAAFRRGAELALEAARRFGATVAVLKERSPSCGTQGTYVGERLVQGRGVTAALLHASGIITVSDEEL; encoded by the coding sequence GTGACACGGGAAGAAAAGCGCGCGGCGCTGCGGGAGTCCCGGGTGGTGCTGGTGAGCGCCTGCTTGCTGGGCCACGCGTGCCGCTACGATGGACAGTCGAAGGGCTCGGACCGGGTGAGCCAGGCCCTGGCGGGCAAGGAAGTGGTGCCCATCTGCCCGGAAACGGGCGCGGGGATGGGGACGCCCCGGCCCGCGGTGGTCCTTCGCGGGGGAACCGGCGAGGCTGTCCTCGCAGGACAGGCCCAGGCAGTGGAGCGGGAGTCAGGCCAGGACCAGACGGCGGCGTTCCGGCGAGGGGCGGAGCTGGCCCTGGAGGCGGCCCGGCGCTTCGGGGCCACGGTGGCGGTGCTCAAGGAGCGCAGCCCCTCCTGCGGAACCCAGGGCACCTACGTGGGCGAGCGCCTCGTGCAGGGCCGGGGAGTCACCGCCGCCCTGCTGCACGCCTCGGGCATCATCACCGTCAGCGACGAGGAGCTGTAG
- the purN gene encoding phosphoribosylglycinamide formyltransferase, with amino-acid sequence MSAARTRLGVLVSGSGSNLQALLDASARGDYPAEIACVVSNVPTAYALERARRAGVPAVALDSKAFGSRAAFEQALLETLRAANVEWVCLAGFMRLLSADFLAGFPGRVLNIHPSLLPAFPGLHAQRQALERGVKITGCTVHFVDAGTDTGPILAQAAVPVLPDDDEASLSTRILSEEHKLFPLAVRLAVTGKVTQEGARTRVAAPPAAQGICLHNPGMPG; translated from the coding sequence ATGAGCGCGGCGCGGACGCGGCTCGGCGTGCTCGTGTCCGGCAGCGGCAGCAACCTCCAGGCGTTGCTGGATGCGAGCGCGCGAGGGGATTACCCTGCGGAGATTGCCTGCGTGGTCTCCAACGTGCCCACGGCGTACGCACTGGAGCGGGCGCGCCGGGCGGGCGTGCCGGCGGTGGCGCTGGACTCCAAGGCGTTCGGGTCCCGGGCGGCCTTCGAGCAGGCCCTCCTGGAGACGCTGCGGGCGGCGAACGTGGAGTGGGTGTGCCTCGCGGGCTTCATGCGGCTCTTGAGCGCGGACTTCCTGGCGGGCTTTCCGGGCCGGGTGTTGAACATCCACCCTTCCCTGCTGCCCGCGTTCCCGGGGCTCCATGCGCAGCGTCAGGCCCTGGAGCGAGGCGTGAAGATCACCGGCTGCACGGTGCACTTCGTGGACGCGGGCACGGACACGGGCCCCATCCTCGCCCAAGCGGCGGTGCCCGTGCTGCCGGACGATGACGAAGCGAGCTTGAGCACGCGCATCCTCTCGGAGGAGCACAAGCTCTTCCCGCTGGCGGTGCGGCTGGCCGTGACGGGCAAGGTGACCCAGGAGGGCGCTCGCACACGCGTGGCGGCGCCCCCCGCGGCCCAGGGGATATGCCTGCACAACCCGGGGATGCCGGGGTGA
- the purM gene encoding phosphoribosylformylglycinamidine cyclo-ligase, translated as MTTYKQSGVDIEAGDAFVERIKPYAARTVRPEVVSGVGGFGGLFALPPGKYREPVLVSGTDGVGTKLKVAFLAGRHGTVGVDLVAMSVNDILTCGAEPLFFLDYFATSRLEVDAASEVVKGIALGCEQAGCTLLGGETAEMPGFYGRGEYDLAGFCVGVVERSEIIDGRTIAPGDVILGLPSSGLHSNGYSLARKVLLDDRKLALDATPEGLDRPLAEALLEPTRIYVKDIQALLKVVKVKGMAHITGSGIPGNLPRCLPEGTRAVLNEKAWARPALFEVIARLGGVPRDEMFSTFNMGLGFTVVVAKEDVEAALGALNARGVKATAVGRVEKGSGEATAVIEP; from the coding sequence GTGACGACCTACAAGCAATCCGGAGTGGACATCGAGGCGGGGGACGCGTTCGTCGAGCGAATCAAGCCCTATGCCGCGCGCACGGTACGCCCGGAGGTGGTGTCCGGTGTGGGTGGATTCGGCGGATTGTTCGCCCTTCCCCCGGGAAAGTACCGGGAGCCGGTGCTGGTGTCCGGCACGGATGGGGTGGGCACGAAGCTGAAGGTGGCCTTCCTGGCGGGGCGGCACGGCACGGTGGGCGTCGATCTGGTGGCCATGTCGGTGAATGACATCCTCACCTGTGGCGCCGAGCCCTTGTTCTTCCTGGACTATTTCGCCACCTCGCGGCTGGAGGTGGACGCGGCCTCCGAGGTGGTGAAGGGCATCGCGCTCGGGTGCGAGCAGGCCGGGTGCACGCTGCTGGGCGGCGAGACGGCCGAGATGCCGGGGTTCTACGGGCGGGGAGAGTATGATCTCGCCGGCTTCTGCGTGGGCGTGGTGGAGCGCTCGGAGATCATCGATGGGCGGACCATCGCCCCTGGAGACGTGATTCTCGGCCTTCCCTCCTCCGGCCTGCACTCCAACGGCTATTCGCTGGCACGCAAGGTGCTTCTGGACGACCGGAAGCTGGCCCTGGACGCGACGCCCGAGGGGTTGGACCGGCCCCTGGCGGAGGCCCTGCTGGAGCCCACGCGCATCTACGTGAAGGACATCCAGGCGCTGCTCAAGGTAGTGAAGGTGAAGGGGATGGCACACATCACCGGCAGCGGGATTCCCGGCAACCTGCCCCGGTGCCTGCCGGAGGGGACGCGCGCGGTGCTCAACGAGAAGGCGTGGGCCCGGCCCGCGCTGTTCGAGGTCATCGCCCGGCTGGGAGGCGTGCCCCGGGACGAGATGTTCTCCACCTTCAACATGGGCCTGGGGTTCACCGTGGTGGTGGCGAAGGAGGACGTGGAGGCGGCGCTGGGCGCGTTGAACGCGCGCGGGGTGAAGGCCACCGCGGTGGGACGGGTGGAAAAGGGCTCGGGCGAAGCCACGGCGGTCATCGAGCCATGA
- a CDS encoding Crp/Fnr family transcriptional regulator, with protein sequence MGAEETLFQRFGQEFPKGTVLFQEGEPGKDMFVLQSGKITISKKVREVEKHLAVLGPGEFFGEMAIISNKPRNATATVTEDAKLLVIDSKTFEGMIRGNSEIAVRMIKKLAERLSEMSAQIENLMHSDPASRVVHQILHVCQSRGRPVEEGIEVDFSPRELPQQLGVGEPAIRLMLDRLERAGLIERRGDSLIVYETARLHDFLQYLEMKWKFGDL encoded by the coding sequence ATGGGCGCCGAGGAAACCCTTTTTCAGCGGTTCGGGCAGGAATTCCCCAAGGGCACGGTCCTCTTCCAGGAGGGCGAGCCTGGCAAGGACATGTTCGTCTTGCAGTCCGGGAAGATCACCATCTCCAAGAAGGTGCGGGAGGTGGAGAAGCACCTGGCCGTGCTGGGCCCGGGCGAGTTCTTCGGGGAGATGGCCATCATCTCCAACAAGCCGCGCAACGCCACCGCCACGGTGACGGAGGATGCGAAGCTGCTGGTCATCGACTCGAAGACCTTCGAGGGGATGATCCGCGGCAACTCCGAGATCGCCGTGCGGATGATCAAGAAGCTGGCCGAGCGGCTCTCGGAGATGTCCGCCCAGATCGAGAACCTCATGCACTCGGATCCCGCAAGCCGGGTGGTGCATCAGATTCTCCACGTCTGCCAGTCCCGGGGCCGCCCGGTGGAAGAAGGCATCGAGGTGGACTTCTCCCCGCGCGAGCTGCCGCAGCAGTTGGGGGTGGGCGAGCCGGCGATCCGGCTCATGCTGGACCGCCTGGAGCGCGCGGGCCTCATCGAACGCAGGGGTGACAGCCTCATCGTGTACGAAACGGCCCGGCTGCACGACTTCCTCCAGTATCTGGAGATGAAGTGGAAGTTCGGAGACCTCTAG
- a CDS encoding MBL fold metallo-hydrolase: MKLKVLGCHGGELPSCRTTCFLLDEVLALDAGALTSSLSLEQLCKVDDILIGHSHFDHTKDLPLLADLVIGRREHPVTIHASRECARSLRNSMFNNELWPDFTRIPTRKAPVLRIKPFRAGSTFQIGPYTVQSVPVSHPVESCGFIITRGKTALAMSGDTGPTDRLWKALNQAKNLKALLVETSFPNALQQLADLSGHLTPRTLQSELAKFNRNGTEVLLYHLKPAFVSQLKRELAGLPVEILELGDSFEF; encoded by the coding sequence GTGAAGCTGAAAGTCCTCGGATGTCATGGTGGCGAGCTGCCCTCGTGCCGGACCACCTGCTTCCTCCTGGATGAGGTGCTCGCGCTGGACGCGGGCGCCCTCACCAGCTCGCTGTCGCTCGAGCAGCTCTGCAAGGTGGATGACATCCTCATCGGGCACAGCCACTTCGATCACACCAAGGATCTGCCGCTGCTGGCCGACCTGGTCATCGGTCGGCGCGAGCACCCTGTCACCATCCATGCCTCGCGGGAGTGCGCCCGGTCGCTGCGCAACTCCATGTTCAACAACGAGCTGTGGCCGGACTTCACCCGCATCCCCACGCGCAAGGCGCCGGTGCTGCGCATCAAGCCGTTCCGGGCGGGCAGCACCTTCCAGATTGGCCCCTACACGGTGCAGTCCGTGCCGGTGAGCCACCCGGTGGAGTCCTGCGGCTTCATCATCACCCGGGGCAAGACGGCCTTGGCCATGAGCGGTGACACTGGCCCCACGGACCGGCTGTGGAAGGCGCTCAATCAGGCGAAGAACCTCAAGGCGCTGCTGGTGGAGACGAGCTTTCCCAACGCATTGCAGCAGTTGGCGGACCTGTCCGGGCACCTGACGCCGCGCACGCTCCAGTCGGAGCTGGCCAAGTTCAACCGGAATGGCACCGAGGTGCTCCTCTACCACCTCAAGCCCGCCTTCGTGAGCCAGCTCAAGCGGGAGCTGGCGGGGCTGCCCGTGGAAATCCTGGAGCTGGGGGACAGCTTCGAGTTCTGA